aagtcaaattacaaataaaatttcgcTCTAACACTTAAAATCCTAATTTTTCTAAGCAACGAGGCCAGCTCTTGTCCGTGATCcgactctaactcatacttcacGCTTAGTATGTCTGCTTGAACCGCTAAAATTTGTAAGTAGTCTGCTACCTCCCAAATTTGGGTTATGGCTTCCCCCATAAGGTAATCTCTGTTTCTGACTTGGTCTTGCGCATGGTGAAGCTGCTCTTTCCAACGATCCTCGTTTGCCTCGAAAAACTGGATTCGCATCTCACAGTTCTGCAGTGATGCCTCTAActctcctattcttcctttcatctCTTCTATCTGGATCAAGCTTGCCCTCAGCTCTATTGCGGTGTTGCGGTTTCGGTACTGATGCAGAGACTTCTCGAGTTCTGCCACTCTAGCCCTTAGTTCACCTCGCTTGTTTCTGCTCTTCGACATACTCTTCTCCAAATTTTCGTTTCGTGCCTGAGCTTCTCGAAATTTTCTTTCCCACCGATCGGTATTGACTTTTTCTTCTCGAATTTCGTGGTGCCATTGTTCGAAAATCTTACCTAAACCCGCAGTCCTCATAGATAGGCGCAACTTCTTGTATTCTATCTTCAAGCTGTTTAGGTCTTCTTCGtccttagtttttccttttctccaTTTCTCAGCCTCTGACCTCTGAACATCAGCGTCTAACCTTAGATGCATCTTCTCTTCTTCTAACTGTTCGATCTTCTTCCTGAGCTCCGAACTCTTCTTCTCGAAATCTTGCCTTATAATTTCCAATTCTGATGGGGCGATTTGTAATTGTTCCCCGATAGGTCGAGCATTCTCCAAGCTTGGCCTAGgaatattatcattaatcctcttCCTAAACCACTCGCTATACTCGGGCGTTACTATAGAACCGACGGCTAACCTCTTCATCCAACAAGTTTACTTTCAAGCATCCGATAACTCCCGAACTATCTTCTTATAATGAGCACCTTTAAATGAGAATTCACTCTGAGCAAGTCCATAGGTCATGGGTACAAACTGCCTCGAATTATATTGCTTCAAGGCTAACAGTGGAGCATACCcggtagctccccaaattcctaacAATGGCACCCAATCGAAGTTACCACATCGGTACATGATCTCGCCAGGAACCATCCAATAAGCTCTCCACTGGATATCCCCCTCCTTGAGGTTCTGAAGAATGtccatccacttctcctctgAGATATCCTCTCTCCTCTGTATAGCCGCTTCTTCTTTCAATGGGAAATAACCCTCGGAGAAGACTCGACAGGAAACTTTGTCTACCTTCTAAAAGTGCCCGTGGAACCATGCCATCAATAATTGTGCACATCTAATGAATCGCCCCTTGCCTGTCTTCCTACATGAGTTCAAAGATCTGAACGTTTCTGCCAATATTGCCGGTACCGGTGTGATTCCCTTTTCAAGGCAATCAAATAAGTCAATGACCGCCTCGTCCACGTGCCTCAAAGCCTTAGGAAAGATCACTAATCCGTAGATGCTTAAGGCAAATATATCAACCCTCTTTCTTTCATCTGGATGTGTCAAGATCAAATCTCGCAAATTCTCCCAAGGGATACATttgctatctcctttttgctgaaTCCGAGTAATGACCCAAGGCTCGCTTATCCCAAAAATGCTCATCAGTTTCTTCACGAAAGTCTGACTACTAAAAACCCGAGCATAAGTCTTTCAGACCTAAATTTTGGGGCACCTGAGCAAAGTAATGTATTCCTCCATGGTAGGTACCAAATCCACTTCTCCAAAAGTTAAACACTTGTACGCAGAATTCCAAAACTGCACCAAGGCTCGAAACAAATTCTTATCCACTCTAATGTCTAGCAGGTAGGATACGTCACCATAATTTTGGTAAAACAATTGCTTGATTCCTTCATTCCAACTAgcccaaatgtctctcaactcTTGCAGCTCGTTCTGTACTACATTGACGCGAGTGAAATCTTGCAACTCCGATGCATACCCTTCTGCCAAGCTATCCCCTCTCTCCGATTGCAGCCTCTCCGACCATGCACgaacagccgcattatcctcgactttactaagaaattcattctccatgtcaaattttctaacttagtaattgaataTGGATTAACGCCTCCTTTAGTATGCAATGTTATGCAAAGAAGacaaaaccaaacaaaacacCGGTTAGTGTCAAATAATAGCGATAGAATGCAAGCACATAAACGATAATTATGACGCATATAGGGGTAAGTACTAAGGCTAGACGCGGCTTCATCCAAGGATGGTCCCTAAGGTTTACTATATGTGGTTTAGTTCTAGagataaggtacccgaaccagcagattcctcaatcctcaccaattataggctcatatagatcgagttcggttcggggggatacatttccctatgaccatgcggagatgaaaatctcacgaaatcataggtacggatgtaccccggaagcaatccactatctcatgcggaggtgaaaacctcacgaaagcgtaatttcttactcccacttagaaggtgtgACCACGGTGGTCATGCAATGAAATGCAGTGCTTTTTTACAAGACCCAGACTAAGACAATCACACAATCAAATGCAATCGAAagatacatgttttttttaaatgaattttcgATTTTCGAAAAAAGGACAttaaataattgatttttatggctcgactctcgaaatccccagtggagtcgccaagctatcgaaaccattccttgatttaaaaattttaaaattttaaaaagggggtaatcgacttttgaaaaacaaatgcatggagtcgccaccgatcttttgttttggtgtgatcggatcacctaaaaatttggttattttaataaaacatttatggtttactaaaacaacaattttggtctacaaaaattttagaaaacgggctcgggagtcggttacgcatgaggaaggattagcaccctcactacgcccaaaattggtaccaaatcgattaaatattgtccttatgtctaaaattaaaaatgtttttgaaatgtggctttttttttataaaagttgaataacccgagttaatcgtcaaaaattttcttgtttcaatgtccgaaaatttataattcgaaaatcacgaaaggatgctcaactatttagtccaacgaaaaatcgaaatcCAGCACAGTATGGCACGATTCTTCGAATTCCCAAACATTGATCATTGCCTCACTTTGGAAAATACGAGTGAAATCTCGGAGAGATATTTGATTATTTCGGTCAGACGGgagattgcaacccagcacgatagggcactattccctGAACTGCCCAAACATCAAACACTTCTTTCGTTTTAAAGGGTTTTTAGAAAACGTGGATGAAACTTCAAAGGGATCTTCGATTGCTTAGAATAAATGAAAAAGCGgaacccaacacgatagggcacgattctcaaatATCCAATCATCGAACATCCTttgttttgaaaggtttttaataagcatgggtgaaaacctaaaggaatattcgattgtttttgagcaaacgagaaatcacaacccagcacgataaggTATGATTCTTGAATCAtcaaacaccgagtattgcctttatttgtgaaaaatcttatttcgaggtaacatgatgtcatacccggtaagttagggcaccacacctcgtatctccaaaaataaacattttttttaaactcacatTGTGATTAAAAGGAATATTCCATTATTTAGGTTAAATAAGaagaatcgaaacccagtaagttagggtacgattatctcgaattacctaatacggaatattacttttatgaaagaattgttttaatatattgagTAAGAAAAATAACATGATTTATAGTAAAACATAAAagcaaattataatattaatgtgAATAACAACATAATAGGTGCGACAGTGTCAAAGACGATAATATGAGTAATTATAAAAGATGAAGTAATAGCAAGACtagtaatatgtaaatataaacaaatgcatGAGGAAAATGAAATGATCGAAGACATAAGCAAATTAAcgaataaatgaaaatgaataaaaatggaaCAACAAAAATGGCAATGacaatgatgataataataatataaataataatagtacgAAACGATAATAACACATGGTATTAAACAtggtaataataatgtaaatatgaaatagtagggaacatatatatgtacaacatataatactagattaaaaatatatacaatatttattgaaaacaataataataagaaataacTAATGATAAcggtatataaatatatacatatatgtattaaaatatatacataataatagaaataaaaatgtatacgtagtattaaaaatatatacataatatatacatactagaaataataatgaaacaaatattacatgaaatatacacacacacatatatataataatgatattagaagtatgtacaaaaataaaatagtataagtggaaaatgatgataataatatatgaataaagaaaaaaaaacatatatatacatacatatatcaagaacatatttATGATAATAGTATTGAGTATTAAAAGTATGTATACAATATAgacaaaaatatatacataatgtagtattgaaaatatttacataatataaaaaatatatgaataatacgatattaaaaatatatgcataaaaatataataaatatataatatatatatataatatacataatatagttttaaaaaaatatataatacatacacattagaaataataataatgttacaaaacaattattaataatacctcaaaaatatatacatatatatgttaaaaataaatacaaattaataTTAAGATGATGATAAAAATAACCATTGATaactttacatataaaaatatatataagtgtaataatagtaattataatactaatactaataatagatataataatagtagtaaaaataatataaataatgtgtacataatgatatgataataaaaaagGACGATACGATATAATAATAACGTAaggaaaatattaatatttataataatagaaaataaaagagtgtatttaaaagtatatatataatattattggaactaatattataaattaaaatagcaaagataatataaaaattaacttaaattaaaaaaaggctaaattcgaattaaaaaatgaagttttggggcaaattaaaaattaaaaaaaggaaaagggtTTATTTAAACACGCATGAAACAACGAAGGGCCTAAAGTGCAATAACCCCTTTTCTAAAACGCATAGCATCagttaggattaaattaaaaatcgcGACAAAATTTAGGGCCAAATTAAAGAAACTAAATAGGGTCAAATCAAGGATGGAGCAAATAGGAGGGACTGGTCACGAAAATTAcccatttaagggtaaaatgcgTGTGGACCCAGTCAAAACATGTACTGGCAtgctgttttgttttattatacaaagttaaaacccatttcaattcatttttttcctttaaaaatttaagctTTGACTTTTCTAAGGAAAAGTTTGAAATCTTCACACTTCCCCCCCCCCTGCTCTTCGCCGAAAGGCTTATGCGCAGGCCTTCAACCACCCAAAAGTCGCCGGCGACCGGGGAAGTAAGGCCCTCTCGATGGCGCAAACATGAGGCGTGGTAAGTCTCCCTTCTTCTTTCCTATTTTTAACTTATATTGTGGatccgatttaaaaaaaaatgaagaaaaacaaaataaaatcacctTTGAAACTATTTCTTGGTGGGTTTTTTTACTGATTCTTGCGTGAGATTTGTATATAAACTTTAGTACCTAAGTCCCGATTCTCGATTTACTCTTGACTTTATATATTCTCTGTTATATTCGAAAAAGAAAACTCTCTATTGCATGTAGTACCACTGttctttttctcaaaaaaaaaccTCTTTAGTACAATCTCTTCCCCCTTTTTACAATGAAAAATTGAAGGCTTTATAGCCAAAAACCATACGTTTTCCACCTATCTCTTTGCTCCAATTGCAGGTGTTGAAGTTGTGGAGAACGAGAGGCGTGAAACATAGGCGAAAACATGGAGCGGGACATATGGGGATGGAGTAAGTGGAGGTATGGGCAATGGGACAGGGCAAGTTGGCCGACAGTCAAGCATAGGGATGatggctaggtttttttttttagtcttcttcttttttctttttttttaattgctaTGGGTTAGTGTTAAAAGGGTTTTGGGCTGTTGGGTTTTTCGCGGGGGGGGGGTtggtttgattggttttattattattatttggtaggCTCGGGCAAATTTGGGTCTCTATGATGCCATAAAacattcatgttaaaattttacgttggtattaatttcatattttatctttaatataattttattaaaaaattacattttttatatttaatatattttttaatttcaaaatacataatgACAAGAATAAGAAGATAATTAAAGCAACTAAATAAGTAAAGAAGTTAAcccatatataaaagattaataaataaattatgaagagaTGAAAGTTAATAATAAGTTTGATTACGGTGGGTGAAAGTAATTTTACAAGGacccaaattattattttttaatttaacttgaacaaatatattcgattcagtttaattcaaattccatctcattcgactcgatttgagaaaatgtcaaatcgagttaagatgataaaataagattcgtaactcgattaactcgaaattttttcattcgattcgattcaatttgATTGAATGCTCAACCCTAAGTGAGACCAAAGGGTATCAgtagaaactcatagtgcccccCCTCATGTGCCCTAAAGGCAATCTTGTGGATGTTAGGCTCCCACATCTTGATCTGATGGTAGCTTGACCTAAGATCCGACGTGGAAAACACCATTGCCTTCCCAATTCATTTAGCAGTTTTTCAATAATGGGAATTGGGAATATATCTTTAATAGTCAATTGGTTCAAATGCCTATAGTCCACACACATCCTCCATGtgttatctttctttttcaccatAACTATAGAAGAGGCAAAAGAGTTGTTTGTCCTTAATCATGCTAGCCTGTAACATTTCCTGCaccatcctctccattccatttTTCTATATGCCAGGATACCTATAAGGTCTCAGTTTACTACAACAACTTCATCATTTAAAGGGATTTTATGGTCTTGAAGCCTAGGGGGTGGTCACCTTTTAGGTTCCTGGAATATGTCTTAGAATTCTTCCAACAAGGGTTGTAGCATATGAGGAGTAGATACTATCATGGCCCTTAGAGATGCTTGTGTTGGAACAGGTACCAATATGGAATAAGGTCCTGGGGGTCCTCCTACCAAGGAGAAACACTTAGAACTCTGAAAACCTTTTACCAGATGGACATTTCCAGGTTGAATACCATGCAAAACACATGTCTCCCttttatgcataaatttcatGATTAGAGAACTGAACTCCCAAGTGATGGTTCATAAGGACAACAACCACTATACTCCTAAAACCAAATCACATTCCTTAAGAGGCAATACATAAAAGTCAACATAAAACTCAGTGGACTGCACCTTCTATTGGAATGCATTACAGAttccaccagttgataagatagCTCCATTGGCCACTATAACTTTCAATTTGCTCTTGGGACTACTTGGCAATGCCAACCGCTTAACTCACTTAGCATTTATGAAATTGTGAGTGGTACCAGAGTCAATTAGAAGGATGACCCAAGTTTGACCAATGCTTATGTAAAGATAATATTGGACCAAAAGTAGACTCATCCCTTAGACTCAGATCTTCCAACTGATCACTGCATTCTTGAAATTCACCAATGTCATCTTCTGTACCTGGTTCTAACAATAGTTGGTATAACCTGGATATTTTGCCCTACACCAATAACGAAGTCCCTTCTTTTTCCCTTCTCTATCTCAACATAAGATAGAGACCTAGATACTCCTCGAGACTACCCTGAAACACCAGTTGGTCCCTCTGCACAGAACCTACACTCGTTGGTGGTGAGAGAATTGAAACCTTATGAGCATTGGGGTTCAAAGAAGATGGTGTTGTGGCTTTAGGCTGAACACCCCAACCAGTCAACAATCCACGTTTGGAGGAGCCATTAAGGATGGCTTCCACCTGTTTGGCAGTCCAAAACCCCTCAATGCTTAGAGCATAAGGTTCAAGTAAGTGCAATTGGTTTAACAGACTAATAAAAGAGTCATGGTATTGATCCACCGGTCTTACATGCTTTAGGGACACTAAATCCATTATAGGATCTTGAAAAGTCTGAGAACCAAATCTTTCCTTGAGACTTTGTACATAGGATTCCCACTCTAGCATGTGAAATCCACATTTCCTCTGAGTATAAAAATTATGTCAATCTAGATTCGTTCCCTTCATATGCAACATGACCACCCTCACTCTGGCATTCACAGGTACCTCCTCAACCACAAAGTACTATTCTAGTTTTGCCCACCAACCCCTAAAATTTTTACCATCAAAGCGAGAACAATCCAATTTAGAAGATTTTGAACTAACATCTATGTTACTAGAATGTTGGGATACACTATCAACCCTCTATGGTGGAAACAAGGAATCCTTAGGAAGGAATCCTGGTGGAGGACCACCCAACACTCCTTTCCCTTTGTCAGATGCTAAGAGCTTTCCCAAGTACTGCTCAAATAACCCATGCAGTTAGCCTTGAAGTTCAGACTTCAACTCTTCCTGAAAATCCTCTTTCAGTTCCTTAAATCTGTCCCCAATGCGGTTGTCCAACTAGGAGAACTCAGAATGAAGCCTGGTAGCTTCTTGCTATAGGTGAGTGACCTGTTGTTTCAAACATGTGGAAACCCCGGCCCCGGCCATGAGAATCAACCAGTTCTGATACCTTTGTTATgagaaaattttcagaaaagaAAAACCAGGAAGAATagagaagaaacaaaataaagaatagaagaatttcacttatttaatcgATGATTGAAAACATGCATTCCTCCTTCCCTCTGGTTCTATTACATCGAGGAAGAAGAATTTCCACGTggagcaaaagaaaagaaacggtTACCAGGCTAAGTGAAACACAATGTTTTGCACCAACGGATCAAAACAAATCATTTCATAAAAGTCCCCCCTAAATGTTGCAGTACATACTAAACTTAAAACATAAcagaaaaaatagaaatttaaaaccCATTCAACTTATTAAATTATTCCTTAACAAAATCCTTCAGATGATAATAATTGTCATTTCCTATTGACTTAAGCTTTTAAGATAATTGATCTCCCAATTAATTTACAATGTCaaagaaaattttagttttaattttagtttCACACTAAGAAGAGTTACCTCAATTGGGAAAGATGATCATTAATTTATAAAAACGACAATTATTTAGaatgaattttataaaatttgtgtAAGaagattggaaaaaaaattataaaatgtaggggtaaaagtaaaaataaaaataaaaaatcttaaaagagtttaaattaaattgtccgtttaaaaaaacaaaaacaaaatgtaattgttattttaaCTAATTTAGATACTCCTTTGATTTTCTCTAGCAACACTAGTCCTTCTTTAATGATATACGTGTTAACTGCAAGACAAGACAAATTTTAACGGGCAGCATCATTACAATGATACAATGAATGAACAAGGTtagaaaaaaatatcatattaggaCTTATACATATTTGGGTCATGACATTTGTTGAGAAAACTTGTTAAAAGTCAAGACTGATGAAAATCCCGAATGTGAATGTTTAATCTTCGAAGCCAAATAGAATGGTTAATCATGTGGAAGACATCATATCGCTTTGGAGTTGCATTCACCACAAAATGCCTTTGTACTTGTTTCACTCTCCTTTGCATTCTCAAATATTGCCTTTGAGAAACACCCATCAATATCTCTTTTATGTTGGGGATGTCCTTCACTGCAACCTGAATGGAGAAAGATTTCCAATTCAATACATCACTGAATGGGGGCACATAGCTGTCTGAAATCAACACCGGAACACATTCAGCATAGATTGCCTCCACGATTCTCGGGCTCGCCACTTCGTATCCGCTAGGACATAGGCAAAACCTGCTGTTCTTCAGCTTGGACATGTAGGAAACTCCCTTGGGGAGTTGGTCGAAGACTTGGACATCGGGGTCCCGCTTGTCTTTCCACTCGTTAAGAAGCAGGTACCGGATGTAACCATGGAGACGGCCTGCAAAAAAGGCGAGAATGGACCGATGAGATGGAGAAGGGCCTCCTAAGAGACCTTCCACTTCACCTGTTAAGAGATTGATTTCTGGGAATGATGCATCTTTAGATGGATTAAATCCTTCAGACGTGTTTGCATTACATAAAACTCTAATGGATTTATGGAACAAATGTGGAACATAGGATGATGTTCGCGGCCCCTGCAAaaaataattcattcaaatccttgcaagaatttctttctttctttttttaaggcTTGATTGCAGTTAGAACAATTAGTTACCCAATCATGGCAGGAGAGCATGAAATGGTCGGCTCCGAGGCTTCGATTCCAGTAAGGGTATTTACCGGAAATGACATCGATGTAGTCTACAACAGTCCGTCCGATGGCATCGGTGTTAGAGGTTTCTGGTTCGTAGAGGTAATGAACCAGCATGACAACACTGAAGGGAAGGAAATAAACCAATGCCTCATCAGGGTCTTTAGTTGTATAAAAATTGCCCTTTTCCAGTTCGTGAATGAACCTTCCCTCTGAGGAATATATGCTTCTGCAAGGACCGTTATGGAATATTGGTGGTTCCCCTTCCTTGTACACATAAATCTTGAACACCTTCTCCATCTCCAAGTAACTCCTGAATTATCCAggttaatatatttataaattgtgaatttgtaataaataaatacaaattggATGTCATTTTGGAGTATACCTGTGAAAAGCATTGGCATTCCTATAGATTGGACCATGGGGCACATAGTCAGGGTCTTGATGGGTCGATGTCAAATTCCTAACTAAAGCAGCTTGTTTTATGGATGACCGAACTCTTGCCAAATTTGCTTCATTCCTCTCCAACTTACtgtttttctttacaattttcaACGTAACATCAACAACAGGTTTAGATTCATTATTCTTCGACATGTCCTGCTTTGACCCCACGGTATAGAATTTCATGAAAGCAAACATAGAAAGGGgttctaaaaagaaaattttgaaaaaaaaaaagaaaaagtaaaaggaaaTTCTTACGAGTTGAATCGTGTGTTTCTCAATAATTGCATCCGGAAAGGGCATATTAGAGACAAAATAATCAGTTTCAGCTTCCAGCTGGAAAGAAGAATCAATGGAGGATCCATTGAAGATGGAAGAGCCTTGGAGTTGGAGGGAATTATTAGAAAATGACACTTGTAGAAGCGAAGAAAGAGGGGAAATAGAGGGTCGATGAGGAGCCAAAGTAGAAACAAGAAAAAACACAGTACTAGGTACAAGGAGGAACCAAACCAAATTCAATGAAGAAAAGCAGAAAGATGATGGAGTGTGAGGCCGCTTGTGGTCAGAACTAGGAGGTGCCATTGCAACTTTGTTGAGACAAGTCATTCAATAAAATTCAGACAGTGTGGTAGTTAACTTGGGTTATGTCAAGACAAGTGAGTGATTCATTACTTGGTTGCTGGTTATACTTATTCTTTGCTGCTAGCCGGAGAGATTCTCGAAAGAGATGGGATGCTTGCATTGCATGGTAATGTTCAACGTGGAGAAGTTAAATGAAGTTTTCTTCGAGTCACGCTTCCCCTTTTGTTTTTCAAAGTTGGTTCTATTTCCCAATGAAAACAATATAATTCTTTGCACTTGCTCTAATTTTAtgcccatttattttattttattattttcttttctaaaggttaccaaattaatttattacttGCTATGCGTGTCTGCAACGTTGATCCTACAAACTACTCTGGGAAAATAAAGTCAGC
The Gossypium hirsutum isolate 1008001.06 chromosome A07, Gossypium_hirsutum_v2.1, whole genome shotgun sequence genome window above contains:
- the LOC107926870 gene encoding probable glycosyltransferase At3g07620 isoform X2; this translates as MTCLNKVAMAPPSSDHKRPHTPSSFCFSSLNLVWFLLVPSTVFFLVSTLAPHRPSISPLSSLLQVSFSNNSLQLQGSSIFNGSSIDSSFQLEAETDYFVSNMPFPDAIIEKHTIQLDMSKNNESKPVVDVTLKIVKKNSKLERNEANLARVRSSIKQAALVRNLTSTHQDPDYVPHGPIYRNANAFHRSYLEMEKVFKIYVYKEGEPPIFHNGPCRSIYSSEGRFIHELEKGNFYTTKDPDEALVYFLPFSVVMLVHYLYEPETSNTDAIGRTVVDYIDVISGKYPYWNRSLGADHFMLSCHDWGPRTSSYVPHLFHKSIRVLCNANTSEGFNPSKDASFPEINLLTGEVEGLLGGPSPSHRSILAFFAGRLHGYIRYLLLNEWKDKRDPDVQVFDQLPKGVSYMSKLKNSRFCLCPSGYEVASPRIVEAIYAECVPVLISDSYVPPFSDVLNWKSFSIQVAVKDIPNIKEILMGVSQRQYLRMQRRVKQVQRHFVVNATPKRYDVFHMINHSIWLRRLNIHIRDFHQS
- the LOC107926870 gene encoding probable glycosyltransferase At5g03795 isoform X1, which encodes MTCLNKVAMAPPSSDHKRPHTPSSFCFSSLNLVWFLLVPSTVFFLVSTLAPHRPSISPLSSLLQVSFSNNSLQLQGSSIFNGSSIDSSFQLEAETDYFVSNMPFPDAIIEKHTIQLVRISFYFFFFFFKIFFLEPLSMFAFMKFYTVGSKQDMSKNNESKPVVDVTLKIVKKNSKLERNEANLARVRSSIKQAALVRNLTSTHQDPDYVPHGPIYRNANAFHRSYLEMEKVFKIYVYKEGEPPIFHNGPCRSIYSSEGRFIHELEKGNFYTTKDPDEALVYFLPFSVVMLVHYLYEPETSNTDAIGRTVVDYIDVISGKYPYWNRSLGADHFMLSCHDWGPRTSSYVPHLFHKSIRVLCNANTSEGFNPSKDASFPEINLLTGEVEGLLGGPSPSHRSILAFFAGRLHGYIRYLLLNEWKDKRDPDVQVFDQLPKGVSYMSKLKNSRFCLCPSGYEVASPRIVEAIYAECVPVLISDSYVPPFSDVLNWKSFSIQVAVKDIPNIKEILMGVSQRQYLRMQRRVKQVQRHFVVNATPKRYDVFHMINHSIWLRRLNIHIRDFHQS